The genome window TCTTCAGCCAACTCAACTTCTAGCATAAATCCCTGTACCCTACATCAAGATGTGAATGACACCGCGTTGGAAGCCTCACGTTCAGGTAAGGAACTGTAAGTACAAACATGGGAGCTAGTTTTGTCCTTGGTTGCAAGTGGAATAGGTTGTTTCCCCGTGCAAGATGCTCAGATTCCTTCTCTGTTAAGAAGAACTTCTCTCTACCTGTCTCTACCTGTCTGGCAACATCGGCAACACCTAAATGCACTTGGTGCCTCTCATTTGGAGAAGAAGCATCCAGCAAACACAGATTATAAGGATACAGATCCCCAGTTTTCCACGTTCACgcttccaaattacaataaatcACCTAACACTAAAAGGGAAGCTGAGACTCTGTTTGAATGGGTTCAGTTACGCAGCACATGGAGCTGAAGAGGTGGAAGAGATAGTGTGACAGGACATGAAAATACAAGTTTACTGGAAATAAATGCAGATTCTTGTTATCTTCCTTACAATATGGAATacagttgttttattttttgctttgcatGGGACACAGGTAGAGAGAGAACCAAGCTGTGACCCAGAAATTATCTCAAACTTCTTACATTAAAGATATGTTTTATATACCAGGGAATATATTTATGACAATATAAATgtgccattttttaaaatgagtgtttttttctgatgggTGATGCTTATTTTTAGAAACCAAATACAATGGAGACGGAGGAAAGTGCTGTTAAAACTTTATTAAAAGTTCTGATAAGATTGGCAGCCTTTCATTAATCTTCCATGAGGAAAATGCTGTTAATACCTTAAATAATAATTCATGTGCTGAATTTCCTGTGATTTGTCACTGTTTCCCATTCAACTATTTTATTACAAAGGTGCAAACTCTCATCTGCAGGCTGTGAGAAGGAACCATCATCATATATGTGGATATATATCTTACTGGGAAACATGTTACGTGGAATTGGTGAGACACCAATAACACCATTGGGCATCTCTTATCTTGATGATTTTTCTAAAGAAGAGAATGTTCCTGTGTATGTAGGTAATCTCAACACGAAGTAAACTGAGAAATTCACAGTGTAATATCACCCTACGCAGAGGAAAAAGTTCAGCCACTAAATGAAGCATCTGCTTCTTTGTATTTTCAGGCTGTTTGCACACAATAGCCATGCTTGGCCCGATGTTTGGTTTCCTGTTGGGATCTTTGTGTGCAAAACTGTATGTGGATATTGGATTTGTAGATCCAGGTaagcaaaacaaaggaaaagtgAAAGTAGGCTAATACTTGCTCATAACATGTTCCTCTAAGCAGTTGCCTAagtttatattatattaattatatttctataatttgtatttactttatatttatttcatgaATTTTATTATATACTTTAATACAATTATATTGAATTACTGAAAGCCTTAAGGATAAAGGCAGAATTAGACAGGTAGTATATTTTAGAATTGATTTTTAGGATTAAAGGATTACAATACATGTTTAAGAATTAGTACCAAGAACTCCCACAAACCCAAGATGTTTTACTAAACCGGGATCTTAAGAAAAGGATTCTGCTAGTATAGCAGTTTTACAGTTTTGAGAAATTATCCACTCTTTCAACTGAGCATTTTACATTATTTACATTCCACGTAATGTTTGCAGTACATTGTACACGTTTTGCCAGCACTTGCTTATTcagatgaaatgaaaacatttgcaaaatgCCAGAGGGGGCAGAGCAATGCCTGTAAGTGGTGGCTGTGGTCCTTGACGCCGTTGCCTTTCACTGATCTTGTTTTTCTAGTAGGACTAGTATTAAGATATTTTCAGATCCTCAGGATCCTGTAGTTTGATAGATTAACTGTTTTGTCTTTGCCCTTTATTAAGCCAATGTTTGATTTAACTTGCACAAGGACAATGAGCCAATTCTGGTAATGCAGTGTGAAGTCTTACAGTCTTAGTTCCACACAAAACATTCCAGAATGTAACAGTCATATGAATACAACCTGCTACTCTCATCTTCCTTGCAATACAACGTTTAAAGCCATGGCTGATCTCACTGATACCACAGAGAATTCCCCTAGTAGCAGCTTACACAATTCAGGTGAGCAGAGGATGGTCTCAGGTGAAATGTATCAGCCCTGAAAGCAGCAGACACTCAAGGCTTGTCTGCCACCCCTTTTGGTGTCCCCGTGTGTTGGGCAAGGGCCTCGGTGTTGCCATATCTGCCACAAAACAACAGTCAGTGTAAGGTGATGGAAGGCAGATGAAACAACAccgtagtgacaggacaagggggaatggattcaaactgacagGGTGCAGGTTTAGAtcagatgttaggaagaaattctttgctgtgagggtggtgaggcactggaacatgtgacccagagaaattgtggatgcctcttccctggaagtgttcaaggccaggttggatggagctctgagcaacctgatctaatgaaaggtgtcccttccacCTGGAGAGTTGGAacgaggtgatctttaaggtccttcccaacccaaaccactctatggTTTTATGGTTCTATAACACCATTCAGGGTATGATTCCTGATGCCTTCACTGCATGGATGGTCCCTCATTAGATGATTATCGTTACCACTGGAAGTCAGACACTAAAATGTAGCTGTTGTAGCAGACAAAGGGTGGGAAGGTTCAGCTTCTTCATTTGGGTAACTTGTGCCTGTTTTCCTCAATTCTAGGAAGCATCAGTATCACCCCCCAGGACTCTCGCTGGGTGGGTGCATGGTGGCTTGGCTTTTTAATAGCTGGAACAACCAATCTCCTGTCTGCTATTCCATTTTGCTTCCTGCCAAAGAGTCTGAAAAAGCCAGAGGAAGCCAATAATGGCAAAACTTCATGGAGCCTCTTGGAAAATATGGAGGCCACAAGGAAGAAACTTAATCCTGAAACCCCCAAGTCAAAGAAGTGGTCAGTAATGCTGAAAGGCAAGTGTTTCCCATGCTGTATAAATGTGAAAAGCATTAATTACAACATACAGGGAAAATGTAGTAGTTCTGCAAAGCATTTTGCCTCCCCTACACTTCTGTCTAAACCAGTCAGGTATTCCCAGAAAAGGAGAGGTCCTCTAAAAATTATTAGAAGTGAAAGATCTTGCTCAAGACTCTGAGCTTCTGCCTGTATCACCTGCAATAAATCATCACCTGAGTGGCATCTACCTCTAAAATTTTGTGCTAGAAGAAGTTTGAAGTGTTTCTGTACCAGGACCTAAAGAAAATACTAGAAGGCTCCTTTTGCAATACGGAAAGGTAAATTATTCATCTGATACAGCTCCTGGAGACTCTGAAGCACATAGTTGTTACCTGATGAAAATACATCAGGCTTGAATAACAGCCATGGTTGTGCAGTCCTTAGGTCAAGGTGGAAAGAGGTGGCTTTGCTTCATTAGTCAAATTCTCCTGCCATTTAGATCCCAGTAGGAGACACTGGGCATCTCCACAAAGGCAGATCTCACTTACACTTGAACCTGTGATAATATTCATTGTGAATATTGTGAGCTGAATGAAGTCTTTGCTGTGTGGAGCCCTTTAGTCTTCATGTGCAGAATTCAACAGAGCATTCAGGCCTTAACCCACACTTCTGTCTTCTTCTAGGAGTCTCTTCCTGTATCTCAACCTCTGGTGTTCTTCAAGAACCTGATTTTGCTTTCAGATTCTTTCATGCAGATGAAGATCAGTACAACCTGCACTTGGACAGCTGAGAGCAGGATTTTGCCCTAAGATTTGCAGGTTACTCACCAGTAATTATGCCATGCATCTTTCAAAGCCAACTCATATGTCcctttttttcagatttctgtgCCTCCCTGAAAAAAGTATTGGGTAACCGAATGTACTTTACATTTTTGTGTTGCTCACTGTTACAGTTCAGTAGTTTTATTGGTTTCATAACTTACAAACCAAAGTACATGGAACAGCAGTATGGACAATCTACATCCAAATCTAACTTTCTAATAGGTGAGTTACACCATGTAAGGACTGCTTTGTGATATAAACAGTGCTTTATCTAGGACTGAATTCCTTGTAAAACAGGTTGATGTCAATGGTTTTGTGCCTATGGGACTacaagaaatttttattttatattatatcaTATCATATTATATTTACATTATAGCAGGGGCATTCCAAATATGCAATGAGTGTGGTGTGAGAGTCTTAATTGATGAAGCATCTGACAAATGCCTTGCAATGGAAGTGGGTTTTGAGGGCTAGGCACTTCACAAACAGCATATGCAACCCCGGGATTGGACTGAACACAAAACCACCTACAATCATCATAACAGACCATAAAGTTTCCAGGGACATCAACCTGAGGGCTGGCTTTGGCTCTTAAACCCATTgtaattctttaattttaacATTCCCCTTCTATTATCTCTTTCAGGAGTAACATCCTTACCTCCTGTTGGTATTGGAATTTTCCTAGGGGGGTTTATAATGAAAAAGTACAAAATGGGCATGGTTGCAGCAACCAAGTTTTCATTTACCATGTCATTTTTGTCCTATGCCATCAGttttttgcacttttttgtTGGCTGTGAGAACTATGCGGTGGCAGGAATGACAGTGTCCTATGAAGGGTGAGTATAAAATGAAGAACAGTGGCTTTTTCTGCATGGCATCAatagttcaaaaaaaaaaaaaatgtaccatAACATCAAACCTGAAAGAGCAACATGCCTTTGCAATGCTTAGGAGAAAGGTAACACTACCACATGTCATTGGGATAGATTTGTTGATCAGCAGAGCATCACCCTGCCAAAGCCCAACACTGGTCAAAGACTAACTAGGAATTGCATCATTCCCAATGTGGGCTGTTTGGCTGTGTGGGGTGATATTGCTGTTTCACACAGTGCTATCTCTGTACCAGAAGCAGTTTTCTACCAAAGTCTATTCAGTAAAAAGATGAAGCATATGTAACAGAGGGCATGGATCACATAtcctgcagagagaagaaaatactaCAACATACTAGACTCTCAACCTGctgtaaaattaaataaagcctTAATGCCTACTGAAGATCCTCTCTTCTCTCAGGATAATGTGGATTTAGAAGTTACAGACTTCTATTTTTTCTTGGAGTAAAGACACTAGAATAGGGAATGTGTGCTAGGATCTGCCTGTCCAGGGGGACCCAGAAACACATGAGGATATGGGTTGTACTGCTCATGTCCAGAGTACCTCCTGGCTGCTGTTATCCTGTCTGCATCTCACTGAAGACTTACCTGCAGTTCAATAGTTTGTCACTGTAGTTCATTTATCAAACCATGCTGGTTCAGAGCTGAAAATGTGGAACTGGACAGGCAAGATGTTTATATTTTTGGGAACCGGAGGCCTACTCATGGCTTGACATGTGGTCTGCAATGTTTTCACTAAAAATGTAACTGGTGGACCAGGGAATATGCTTAGTAAGCACTGAGATGAAAGGAAAGGCACACACATAAGCTTAATTAAACCAGAAAGAATAAGATGAGGAAAGACATCCCTCTTTTTCACAGACCTCAGCCCCCAAAGGAtgtctgaaataaaaaggaaatacagcATTCTCAGTATTCTCTAGGAAGAGTTAGGCTAGACTTTAGGGGGGAGTATTTTCTAATTATGGAGACCAGGAAATCTAATTTCTATCACTGGTGAATTTTTACCAACAGCTAAAGATACACTTGATAAGACTGTGATAACTGTTCTTAGATTTAATTTCCATTGGAGAGGTCTAGTTGACCTCtcactcctttttctttcctgcttacACCTGCCAGTAAAATCAGTAGCAATGttttatatgttttaaaattctttataaTTTAGTAATCACTTTAATATCGGTGCAAGTAGGATGGAATCTCAAGCAGATCAATACTGTAGAGACTCAGCTGTGAAAACTTATGTCCTGGGCATGTCAGCTGGGTTTCAGGACAGCAATATTGCCACATGGAAGGGattacactgaaataaaaatttcttaCACTTGTCTGAACTTAATTTCCAAGTGCACCCATTCCATTTGACGAAAATGCCGTGTTTTCTGACTGCAACTCTCACTGCAAATGTGACTCCAATGTGTGGGATCCTGTGTGTGGAGCCAATGGAATCACATACATTTCGGCGTGTCTGGCTGGGTGCGAGTCCTCGGTGGGACATGGAAAGAACACGGTAAGACCCTGCATCAGTTTCTGAGCTTTTCTACCAGCTTATTTTCCATGTAACAGGTATTTCACagtatttaaacatttaaggaaaacaaatgttgcTGGGGACCAGTCAGTAAAGTATTTATGATTTCTGGCTACAAACAGCACAGGAGTGAGAGATTTTTCGGCACATTAAACAGAAAGCCATAGCTCTTTGTTGTAGATATTTACTTTCACCTTTTGCAGGTTGACCACAAGAGGCAGAAACAGGCAAATCAAATTGGTTCCATGTTGTCTGAAGCTTGTCCATGGTTTGCTTTTCATAAATCTCATTTGGGCTGCCCTGAGGTTTTAACCAACAGTTGAAGTACGCTAAGATAGGGTGCTGTCTTCCCTGATACTGATCAATAATGTTTAAGGATTTAGGGAAGGCAGCTCGTTTCCTTCATGTGAGACTCAGGATACTGCTTATTTTTCTGGGTGACTGATTTCTTCTTGGCACAGAGTGCTGGGGATAATGTCCAGAGTCTCAGAGAAGCTCCAGTTCATGGATGTAAACCTTCACTGGATTATGCCATTCCCATGTTTTCTGATGCCAGGCGATCACTCCAGAAGACACATGGTCTGGAGCTGTATCTTGTACTCAGTTTTCTCTCCAAAAGAATCCCCATTGCATGAGCAGTGTCCTACCAAACCTGCTTTGTGTCTTCCAGGTCTTCCATAACTGCAGATGCCTTGAAATCAGCAGCTCATGGACAGGAAACAACACTGCCACCTTGGGGCAGTGTCCAAAAAGTGAAGCTTGTTcaatgaattttatttattatacaGTAATACAAGTCATAGGTGGCTTTTGTTACGCATTGGGAGGCACTCCAGCATACATGCTTGTGTTTAGGTAAGTACAACTAGCTGTGTACCAAAGGTGCAGGCTTTCCAATGAGACTTTCAAAATCATGTTTATGTTCCTTTCCCTTAGGAAAGAAAAGGGTTTCTTGCAGTATAACATGCTTGCTCTAATGAGTTTTGTCATTTCCTATTTGTTGGCAGCTGTTAGCACCAAACCTTactttgctgctgcctgcaagTCAGTTCCAGTGTGTTGCCTCCAACTCTTGCAGAATGGTTTCTGTTTTGGTCGTCAGGAACTGTAGTGGCAGGAGAAGGAgtaatgggttcaaactgaaagaagggaggtttaggttagatttacagaagaaattcaTTACTATGAgaatggtgaggcactggaacaggttgcccagagaagctgtggaagtgttcaaggtcaggttggatggggctctgagcaacctggtctagtggaaggtgtcctttcccatggcagggggtgttGGAGCAAAATGATGTTTagggtcacttccaacccaaactattctacaATTCTAGTCTCAGGTTTTCCAGAACACGtcctttttctctgcttggATTTTCTTACTATATGGATTTTGAAAATGCCATGCATTTGTCAGGATTTCTGAATGTGTAAGGACATGGCGAAGTCTGGATATATAATGGATGCAAAATCAGTCCCATATCTGATGCTTGGAGTGTGGTTCCCCGTGGAACAGAGGGGCATTTTGCCAGGTGGCTTTGTGCAGTCCAAGATATGTCATTGTACAGAGGGATATGATTCAAGCACGCAAAGATGCTGCATAATCCTAATACTTGCAACTCTTTTGTCTTAGAGCAATAAAAATTTCCCATCAAATGAGTGAAATGTATGTCTGGGAGATAAAGCAGTTGGAAAGCCTGTTTCAATAAGACCGAGATAGACTGtgattatttaaaatttcacttCTTTAATTATGCCTAAAGAATGGATTTCCCAGGAGGTATGGGACTGGGAAATCGGTAGGTTTTTCATAACACTTAACATGTTTTCAGAAGGTGTAGGAAGGACCCTTCTTCCAAATCCTGGCTTTCTGTCAATAGGAGTGTTAAATTCAGGGTAATTAACAGCAGTTTAATTGACATGTCTAAGCACTAGATAGGCCAACACTTCATGCTTATCCCTCTTTCTTTCAGATGTGTTCAGCCACAGTTCAAAGCTCTTGCAGTTGGTCTATACACGCTCGTTATGAGAACGTTAGGTAAGAGAAATCATCTGACTGAGATGTTGGTTCACATGGCTTTAAATGACACCAATGTAACCACCATTTGCAAACCAGATGTGTCCTTGAAACAGCTCTTAGATCCTGGGCGATTCCTAAATATCCTGTTTCTTCCCAAAGGTCCCATATTCAGTCCAGAGTTCGTTGGTAAACCAGCTAACACAATTAGTGTTAGCTAAATGCAGTTTGGAAGCCTGGTGTTCCAAAATGGGAAGAGTTGTTAAGCAAAATTGGAGTATTAGGTTGCATTTCTAAATAGCACTATAAGGTTTCAAAGTTCTGTCTCAGTCAATGGCTCACTGAGACACAATGCTGGAGGTAAGATCAAAAAGAGTGCTACAGTAGGACAATTCAACACTAATACAACTCTGCTCATATCACAGTGTTTCCTCCATGTTGAATTTTCACTTTCCTGGTAGATGACAGCTTAGATTTCAATTCACTTTAAAGCTTCCTGCAaagcacttttttcccctttttaatttgAGGCTAATGAGGTGGTTGATTAAGATGCCTAGGCATacaagaaaacatatttttatttcctttagttCTCTTTATCAGTGGAATATGAGTGTCTGTATTTCAGAAATGTAGAGAAACTTGTGTGAAGAGACAAGCCACAAGAGTTTGCTATGAAATTCAAAAAATCAACAGCCACTTACAAATGTCTACAATCAGAGCTGGTTATGGCTGTGGTGTCTAGTCAGGATTGTGATGGGACATTCTGAGTTAGGAAGgtgtttctgtattttgtcCTCTTCTGCTTTTAACATCACAATTTGCAGGTGCAGAATttcttccccagctcccaggataAGCAACACCAATGGAATTCTCAGAGCAATTTCGTacacaggaaaattaaaagaagcatCATGTAGGAAGAACTGCCCCCTTTCTACAGGCTTCTGCTCCAGCACATTGAGCCAGCCTGCTCCTTCCATTGCAGGCAGGGGGAGAGCCACTGTCGCTGATTCAAAAAAGCTGGCATTTCTCTTCAGTGACTCAGAGATCAAATATGATGTGCTCCCATCTTCTTTCACTAAAGAACCTCCAAAATGAGCATTTTTTTCGTTGTGCCCTGACTACAGCACAGAGGATTGTAACACCCAGGCCTTTAAGACAGATTACTGAGCTCAGACTCTCACAAGAGCCCTGAGAGAACAGGTTGAGACAGTACCTGCTTTTACACAATAAATTATTTCCTATATAAGAATGCTCCTGTAGGAACAAAACTGATGTAACACGTGGTCCTTTACACGTGGAAACCTGGATACCTCTGAGGTTAATACTCACCTTTACTTCAGAAAGGCTGGGATTTTGTCCCATGTCTGTCATGTTTTGCAGTAAAGCAAAAGCTAATATCTGACCACACAAGGATTTCAGTTACTTTTCCCTAATTCAAGCAGAAGGAACTATCAGCCAGTGTGTGTAATTTAGGATCTGCTTAGAAGAGGGAACTATGCATCAGTTCAGTGCTCCAAAGGCACAACAGCTCTTCCTTGCAGGATCTTATGCTGCACAGGAAGCCAGTGTTGGGTCTCAGAGCCATGCATGAGAAACCAACGTGCATGACTGCAAGCCTGACCAAAAACCATCAGTCCACATTGCACGGGGACTGATTTTCCTCAAGGTACAGAGACATTGTCCCAGTTTACAGTTATtctgaaaaagggaaagaaaagctccACACAATCCGACCCACCCATTGCAGCGTCTAAGTCACCactaataaaaaatatagaGCTGATTTCTAAAAAGATGTCCTTTCCTGTGAAATCTTGTGATGCTTTTGTTTGTCTCCTCACAGCCGGGATTCCAGCACCAGTTTACTTCGGCGCAGTGATCGACAAGACATGCTTGAAATGGGGAAGCACAAGCTGTGGGCAGAGAGGGGCTTGCAGGCTCTATGACTCCATTGCTAACAGGTAAGGCAAATCAGGGCACAAAAACCCTCAAGCATTCTTCCCTACAGAGAAACATGTTTGGTTCTTTTACACTGTGGTGTGTGAGACAATGGATCAAAAATCATGGTCAAATACTGACTCTGGACTCAAATTTAAGTCAGTCCAGAGTTCCTAAAGTTGAAAAATATCAAGATCAAATGTTGAGCTCTTAATTTTTAGTTAGTGCTTAtgttctgaaaaagaaatttaatagCCATGATGGAGGTGTCtgaattaattttgtatttttaataccCTTTGAGCCAATTAAAAAGACCTAAGACTTTAGGATTTACCGTCAAGAGGGAAATTACCcaattttactttatttccaGATAGTTTGCTCATACTGGCAAGAACTTTAATTTTGTGCATTGGCCACATTTGAGAAAAAAGTTGATGAAAGAATATTGTACTGAGTAACTGTAGGTGTTGGTTAAACCTAAACACTATCAGACTTCAGGAGGAATAttccacagattttttttttttagtttcacTCAAGCCTTGGTCATTTCtaaagtgttttttatttttatatactaTAGCTCACTCTGGTGACCTCAATATATTTCTACCCTAAAAGGCCTAAAGCCTTAAAGTGATTCAAAAGTCTTCCAAAACAAAGGGAAGATGATGAAAGTTCAGCTTTGCAACCATCttcataagcaaaaaaaaaatatcaattcTTTAAGAGAAGTTTTTGCAAGCAAAAATGTCCAGTTTGTGGTACCACTCACTAATAATGAGTTTCAACATTTTTCCCTAAGATGTTTTAATATTGATGTTTTGATGTGATCCTTAAAAGCCAtgaaattgatttattttagtGTCTTTGAAAAGTTCAATGCCTTGCACTGTCTTCTGTGCTCTGTCCCACAGGTATGTCTTCCTTGGTTTAGCAGCGGTGTTAAGAGGTCCTTCCTTCTTGGTTGCaatcatattttatatattgatAAAGAAACACTTTCAAAATAAGAACTCCAAGCCTATAGAGAATGGACAAGAAGATGCTTCTatgaataaagaagaaaattgcaAGATCAAGCAATGTTTGCCAGATTCTCCTGATGGGGAGGATGAATCTTctatttagaaagaaatttagACCAGTGACACACAATCAGGTCAGCTTCTTTTAGAAACAACCTTTGCAATGTTATGAGTaactaaataataaataataacactGTTCAGAAAGTATGAGTAATAGCAAACCTGTGATCAAGAACAATAAAAACTAACAAACAAGCATGGAAGTGCCTTACGTGTACCCAGCTACCAGTGATAGACAGAACAAGTTACACAAACTGAACCAAATTCTCAACAGATAAAGAAAAACCTCCCTTGACATTTCTGATAGAGCCAGTCAGGTATTTTTAGTGAGATCAAAGAGGACTGCTGCCAAAACATCCGTATGTCAAGGCCCACAAGAGGTGATGCTGATCCTGCATGCAGATCCATGCAGTGGACTGACACAGGAATGACAAACTCAAGACCAAGAGCAGCTTTCTGATTCCATTGAATTCAATCAGAACTCACAGTAAAACCAAAGCACTTAAGCAAAACATTTCCAGCTCATCTAAAGGAGTCATTGCAATCCTTTCCCATCGCCAGATTggcaaaagcagcatttttccaAGAAGCATTTTGTCTTAGCTCAGCTGAAAATGTTATGCCTGCTTAAAACTGCAAATAGGTTTTCATAAaggaaataattgtttttaaaaatctcagagTCGTAGAATTTTATtaagaactattttttttttttacctaagtTTCACGAAACTTAAGAAATACTCTGAATTTCGCGGcgctggttttttttccaaggaaagcGCATCCACGCACTAGTGGTTGCACTGCTATGCCAGGCAGTGTCCGGCAGAGGGAACTCAAACGACAGCATTACCCCTGTGATTATTGCGACTATGGATACGTCTGTCGTGTTCAGTCTCGGTTATTCTGGGAGAAATTAATCATCAGGCAGGCAAAACACCCATATGTGGTTCCATACACCTTAAAATTTTTCTCAGCACGAGCCTTTACCTCGTGTATTCAAAGCTGATTTTGTGTATTTGTTGGCTTGCATTCATCATGTCACTTGGAGCTTGACAACCTGTtattactttaaataaaaagatgtGTATATGTGTACCATTTCACGACAGGGATTGAATTGGGTGGTTGATACTCTAAAATGGATGCTCAGGGCTCAGTGGGATGTGGTTAATAGACATGCTAGATAAGAAAAAGTACATtgaggaaaacactgaattgtTCTGAAATAAGTGTTGTCTGTCATGACAGTCACTTAGCAGTGATTGCAGCAGCTGAAGGGAGAAGAATGGGAC of Pseudopipra pipra isolate bDixPip1 chromosome 5, bDixPip1.hap1, whole genome shotgun sequence contains these proteins:
- the LOC135414105 gene encoding solute carrier organic anion transporter family member 1B3-like, producing MTVETKSSNVSGSNQEAEHKQPLDDEENKNPPVKKKTSCCTGLKAFLAALSFSYFSKALSGVIMKSSITQIERRFDLTSSTAGFVDGSFEIGNLLVIAFVSYFGAKLHRPKVIAVGCITMALGCFLSAMPHFFMGYYKYETASHRASSANSTSSINPCTLHQDVNDTALEASRSGCEKEPSSYMWIYILLGNMLRGIGETPITPLGISYLDDFSKEENVPVYVGCLHTIAMLGPMFGFLLGSLCAKLYVDIGFVDPGSISITPQDSRWVGAWWLGFLIAGTTNLLSAIPFCFLPKSLKKPEEANNGKTSWSLLENMEATRKKLNPETPKSKKWSVMLKDFCASLKKVLGNRMYFTFLCCSLLQFSSFIGFITYKPKYMEQQYGQSTSKSNFLIGVTSLPPVGIGIFLGGFIMKKYKMGMVAATKFSFTMSFLSYAISFLHFFVGCENYAVAGMTVSYEGAPIPFDENAVFSDCNSHCKCDSNVWDPVCGANGITYISACLAGCESSVGHGKNTVFHNCRCLEISSSWTGNNTATLGQCPKSEACSMNFIYYTVIQVIGGFCYALGGTPAYMLVFRCVQPQFKALAVGLYTLVMRTLAGIPAPVYFGAVIDKTCLKWGSTSCGQRGACRLYDSIANRYVFLGLAAVLRGPSFLVAIIFYILIKKHFQNKNSKPIENGQEDASMNKEENCKIKQCLPDSPDGEDESSI